A region from the Vicia villosa cultivar HV-30 ecotype Madison, WI unplaced genomic scaffold, Vvil1.0 ctg.000825F_1_1, whole genome shotgun sequence genome encodes:
- the LOC131631445 gene encoding uncharacterized protein LOC131631445, translated as MYVSKDFEILCEKEGIVHEVVPPYTPQHNGIAERKKRTIMNMVRSMLKDKQECVITSDDAVDNEGELVHYAFYTDVKQVNAIKELKDSKWMKAMNEELKSIEVNNT; from the coding sequence ATGTATGTGTCAAAAGACTTCGAAATATTATGTGAAAAAGAAGGGATTGTACATGAGGTGGttccaccctacactccacaacaTAATGGAATTGCAGAAAGGAAGAAGCGAACCATCATGAACATGGTAAGAAGTATGTTGAAAGACaagcaagaatgtgtgattacatcagatgatgcaGTCGATaatgaaggtgagctggtacacTATGCTTTCTATACAGATGTCAAACAAGTCAATGCAATTAAGGAATTGAAGGATTCTAAGTGGAtgaaagctatgaatgaggaACTGAAGTCCATCGAAGTCAACAACACTTAG